In Xenopus tropicalis strain Nigerian chromosome 5, UCB_Xtro_10.0, whole genome shotgun sequence, one genomic interval encodes:
- the sap130 gene encoding histone deacetylase complex subunit SAP130 isoform X4 — translation MGRAALWVNMSSQQFPRQATSMSIPQVSNSGATMGQNPQGQGDEIIRDMDVQSRDSIGAGTVLPSRDDKQEPVVVRPYPQVQMLASHHPLQPAPSLSMTAQPAHLTSAVPLSFSENILKQTSKSTMPSRPIAPAPPSALSAVPKVSGQVTVTMESGLPQTSAIPVATISGQQGHPNSLHHIVAATNVQMSIIRSSAPGPPLHIGASHLPRGAAAAAVMSSSKVTTMLRPASAQIPSAVAAQSATQHIIHPPIQSRPPVTTTTSVTPAVVATVSATRAQSPVITTTPAHAAEPVLRPTLSIQQHPPPAAISIQRSAQARDAATTRITLPTHPALGAQKPQLHAMAQTLFGTGNPVAAATVAPILATNTLPSVTTSGSAPHTQVSTSAIVTMTMPTHSSHATAVTASNIPVAKVVPQQITHTSPRIQSEYGTERGNLIPIPGHRASPNPMTMEARSENRQPVPVQLQYFLPTYPPSAYPLAAHTYTPITSSVSTIRQYPVSAQAPNSAITAQSVASTVHLNPMQLINMDTSHTRHIQGIQPAPVSAQGIQPSPFSAQGIQATPINTQGIQQTSINTQAIHPATSITNQGVQTSSVSSQQAPNEPKASVVLAEGATIVANPINSTFSATPAGTTVMQSHSQSPGISSSPAQGSSPRPSILRKKPATDGLSVRKSLIPPHPGDAVSPRQDSSLRSTSASPRPAGAKPKADLHVPVAPGVTGDPGAADQPNAAASLPSSHHPAAAVPSPPSQPASGPIPSSIHITPATIPALSAPPPLLSNAPSGAVIPEAKVKEEAEPMDISRPVSAVPPLPPNSISSPLTVLANNISIPAGELLPGASPRKKPRKQQHVISTEEGDMMETNSTDEERCHAVKPLTSRPEKRKSPPKEYIDEEGVRYVPVRPRPPITLLRHYRNPWKAAYHHFQRYSDVRVKEEKKLTLQEVANQKGITCRVQGWKTHLCAAQLLQLIKLEQDVFERLTVLQEGLIPKKKTATDDDLHRINELIQGNMQRCKLVMDQITESRDCMLKVLDHKDRVLKLLNKSGASRRLTKVKQKDKM, via the exons ATGGGACGTGCGGCCCTTTGG GTGAATATGAGTTCTCAACAGTTTCCCCGCCAGGCAACATCCATGTCAATTCCCCAAGTTTCTAACAGTGGAGCAACCATGGGGCAGAATCCCCAAGGACAAG GAGATGAGATAATACGAGACATGGATGTCCAATCCCGTGATTCAATTGGTGCTGGCACAGTTCTACCATCACGCGACGATAAGCAGGAACCTGTGGTTGTCAGACCTTACCCTCAAGTTCAGATGTTGGCTTCACACCATCCATTGCAACCTGCTCCTTCCCTCAGTATGACTGCACAACCTGCTCACCTAACCTCAGCTGTTCCATTGTCATTCTCTGAGAATATCCTGAAG CAGACTTCAAAGTCTACTATGCCTAGCCGGCCTATTGCTCCAGCACCTCCCTCTGCACTGTCTGCTGTACCAAAGGTCTCTGGCCAAGTGACTGTCACAATGGAGAGTGGTCTTCCACAGACCTCTGCTATCCCTGTGGCCACAATAAGTGGGCAGCAG gGGCATCCCAACAGCCTCCACCATATTGTGGCTGCCACAAATGTTCAGATGTCAATTATCCGTAGTAGTGCCCCAGGACCTCCATTGCATATTGGAGCTTCTCATCTTCCCAGAG GAGCTGCTGCAGCAGCTGTCATGTCAAGCTCTAAAGTGACTACTATGTTAAGACCAGCTTCAGCACAGATACCTAGCGCAGTTGCTGCCCAATCAGCCACTCAACACATTATTCACCCCCCTATCCAG TCTCGCCCTCCGGTGACAACGACAACATCAGTTACTCCTGCTGTGGTAGCCACAGTATCGGCTACTAGGGCGCAATCACCAGTCATAACAACTACACCAGCCCATGCTGCTGAGCCAGTGTTAAG ACCAACACTGTCTATCCAGCAACACCCACCACCTGCTGCAATCAGTATCCAGAGATCAGCTCAGGCTCGTGATGCAGCCACCACGCGCATTACTCTGCCAACACACCCTGCTTTAGGAGCTCAGAAGCCACAGCTACATGCAATGGCACAG ACTCTGTTTGGAACTGGTAATCCAGTAGCAGCAGCAACAGTGGCTCCAATTCTAGCAACAAACACTCTCCCTTCTGTGACAACTTCAG GTTCTGCTCCCCACACGCAAGTTTCCACGAGCGCCATTGTTACTATGACAATGCCTACTCACTCTTCACATGCTACAGCAGTGACTGCCTCCAACATTCCTGTGG CCAAAGTGGTTCCACAGCAGATCACTCACACCTCACCTCGGATTCAGTCAGAGTATGGAACAGAGAGAGGAAACTTGATACCTATTCCTGGTCACAGAGCTTCACCGAATCCTATGACTATGGAGGCCAGGAGTGAAAACAG ACAACCTGTTCCAGTGCAGTTACAGTACTTTCTACCAACCTATCCTCCGTCTGCATATCCCCTGGCAGCACACACTTATACCCCCATTACTAGCTCTGTGTCCACCATACGACAATACCCAG tttcagcTCAAGCTCCAAACTCTGCCATCACGGCCCAGTCTGTGGCTTCCACAGTCCACCTGAATCCAATGCAGCTGATAAACATGGACACATCACACACACGCCACATTCAGGGAATCCAGCCTGCTCCAGTTAGTGCACAGGGGATACAACCATCTCCTTTTAGTGCACAGGGCATCCAGGCAACACCTATAAATACCCAGGGAATCCAGCAAACTTCAATTAACACCCAGGCAATCCACCCTGCAACATCAATAACTAACCAGGGAGTTCAGACCTCTTCAGTCAGCTCACAGCAAGCTCCAAATGAACCAAAGGCTTCTG TTGTACTTGCTGAGGGTGCCACAATTGTTGCAAATCCAATAAACAGTACTTTCAGTGCCACACCTGCTGGCACTACAGTTATGCAGAGCCACAGTCAGAGTCCTGGGATCAGCAGTTCCCCTGCACAGGGGTCCTCTCCTCGACCCAGCATCCTACGAAAGAAACCTGCAACTGATGG GTTATCTGTTAGAAAAAGCCTTATTCCCCCTCACCCAGGAGATGCTGTAAGCCCACGTCAGGACAGCTCCTTGCGCAGTACATCTGCTTCTCCACGACCTGCTGG CGCAAAACCCAAAGCAGATCTTCATGTACCTGTGGCACCAGGCGTGACTGGAGATCCAGGAGCAGCTGATCAGCCAAATGCAGCTGCTTCCCTACCATCTTCTCATCACCCTGCAGCAGCTGTGCCAAGCCCTCCCTCTCAGCCTGCATCTGGGCCCATTCCTAGCAGCATCCACATTACTCCTGCCACAATTCCTGCATTATCTGCACCACCACCTCTTCTGAGTAATGCACCATCTGGAGCTGTTATCCCCGAAGCCAAGGTTAAAGAGGAGGCAGAACCAATGGACATTTCCAGACCTGTTTCAG CAGTGCCACCACTTCCCCCAAATTCAATATCTTCCCCACTAACAGTGCTTGCCAATAACATCTCCATTCCTGCTGGGGAACTACTTCCAGGGGCCTCACCCCGCAAGAAACCACGCAAACAGCAGCATGTTATATCCACAGAAGAGGGAGACATGATGGAGACTAACAGCACAGATGAAGAGCGCTGTCATGCTGTAAAACCTTTAACATCCCGGCCTGAGAAGAGGAAATCTCCTCCTAAAGAGTATATAG ATGAGGAAGGAGTGCGATATGTCCCAGTAAGGCCAAGGCCTCCTATTACACTTCTGCGCCATTATCGCAACCCGTGGAAAGCAGCTTACCATCATTTTCAGAGATATAGTGATGTACGAGTAAAAG aagagAAGAAACTGACATTGCAAGAAGTAGCTAACCAAAAAGGGATCACGTGCCGAGTTCAGGGTTGGAAAACCCATCTCTGTGCTGCTCAGCTTCTCCAGTTG ATTAAATTGGAGCAAGATGTGTTTGAAAGGTTAACAGTGCTGCAGGAGGGGCTCATTCCCAAGAAGAAGACTGCCACTGATGATGACTTGCACAGAATCAATGAACTGATTCAG GGTAATATGCAGCGGTGCAAGTTAGTCATGGACCAAATAACTGAGTCTCGGGACTGCATGCTTAAAGTACTTGACCACAAGGATCGTGTGCTAAAGTTGCTCAATAAAAGTGGGGCATCTCGCAGGCTCACAAAAGTGAAACAGAAGGACAAAATGTGA